In Flavobacteriales bacterium, one genomic interval encodes:
- a CDS encoding type IX secretion system membrane protein PorP/SprF gives MRGALIVCIVMLVGTVGCAQQLSQYTQYVFNQFSINPAVAGSKDCLDVRLGFRQQWVGLPGAPTTGWASLHASLKGKNKPFQNNKHGIGMFVEADQAGNWGYTRFLLAYAYHIQMSKDYYMALGVFAGVQQMKFDVGEAFLSDAGDPALDGKATSLVVPDISPGIWVYGKRFWGGLALQQALGNKIKNIGTSSKLARHFKLSAGYRFKLGTKMSFTPSTMFKVAEGSPVALDVNAMIEWNRVIALGIGYRNGDALTLMMKVGFLQFFQLGYSYDVTTSRLREGSSNTHEIILGVTPCSKAGKDKRMINCPAFD, from the coding sequence AACAACTTTCGCAATACACGCAATACGTGTTCAATCAATTCAGTATTAATCCGGCGGTAGCGGGAAGTAAGGATTGTTTGGATGTGAGATTAGGGTTCCGGCAACAATGGGTAGGACTCCCCGGTGCGCCTACCACAGGATGGGCAAGTTTGCATGCGTCATTGAAAGGTAAGAACAAGCCATTCCAGAATAACAAGCATGGCATTGGCATGTTCGTGGAAGCGGATCAAGCCGGAAATTGGGGGTATACCCGATTTCTTCTTGCCTATGCCTACCACATTCAAATGTCGAAGGATTACTACATGGCCTTGGGCGTGTTCGCAGGAGTGCAGCAAATGAAATTTGATGTGGGCGAAGCGTTCCTGAGCGATGCTGGAGATCCTGCACTCGACGGTAAGGCCACGTCGCTGGTCGTCCCGGATATTTCACCAGGTATCTGGGTTTACGGAAAGCGATTCTGGGGTGGACTGGCATTGCAACAAGCATTGGGTAATAAGATCAAGAACATCGGGACGAGTTCCAAATTGGCCCGTCATTTCAAACTCAGTGCTGGCTACCGATTCAAACTGGGTACGAAGATGTCCTTTACACCGAGCACCATGTTCAAGGTAGCAGAAGGTTCACCGGTAGCGTTGGATGTCAACGCAATGATCGAGTGGAACAGGGTCATCGCCTTGGGTATTGGTTACAGGAACGGAGATGCATTGACCTTAATGATGAAGGTAGGATTCCTGCAGTTCTTCCAACTCGGTTATAGTTATGATGTTACAACTTCACGATTGCGTGAAGGTAGTTCCAATACACACGAGATCATTCTGGGAGTTACGCCCTGTTCGAAAGCAGGTAAGGATAAACGAATGATCAACTGCCCTGCATTCGATTAG